The DNA segment ACAGCGACGCCTTGGTAATACCCAGCAGCAGGTTCTCGTAGGTTGCCGGACGCTTGCCTTCGGCGATCACGCGGTCGTTCTCGTCGAGCAGTTCCGAGCGCTCCACCTGTTCACCCGGGATGAACTTGGTGTCGCCCACGTCGGCGATCTGAACGCGGCGCAGCATCTGGCGAACGATCACCTCGATGTGCTTGTCGTTGATCTTCACGCCCTGCAGACGGTACACGTCCTGCACTTCGTCCACGATGTAGTGCGCCAGCTCTTCGATGCCCTTCAGGCGCAGGATGTCGTGCGGGTCCGCCGGACCTTCCACGATCATTTCGCCCTTGTTCACCACCTGGCCGTCGTGCACCAGCACCTGCTTTTCCTTCGCGATCAGGAACTCGTGGGCATTGCCGTCCAGGTCGGTGATGACCAGGCGCTGCTTGCCCTTGGTGTCCTTGCCGAACGAGGTCGTGCCGGTGACTTCCGCCAGCACGGCGGCGTCCTTCGGCGAACGCGCTTCGAACAGTTCGGCCACTCGCGGCAGACCACCGGTAATGTCGCGGGTCTTCTGCGATTCGGTCGGGATACGCGCGAGCACTTCACCCACATGCACCTGCTGGCCGTCCTTCACGGTAATCAGCGCGCCAACCTGGAAGCCGATGGTCACGGAGTGATCCGTGCCCGGGATCTTCACTTCCTGGCCGTTGGCGTCGAGCAGCTTCACCTGCGGGCGGATGCCCTTGGTTGCAGCCGTGCGGCGCTTGGCGTCGATCACCACCAGGGTCGACAGGCCCGTCACTTCGTCCATCTGCTTGGCGACGGTCACGCCTTCTTCGACGTTCTCGAACTTGGTCGTACCGGTGTATTCCGAAACGATCGGTCGAGTCAGCGCGTCCCACGTGGCCAGCTGCGTGCCAGCCTTGATGGCCTGGCCGTCCTGCACCAGCAGCGTGGCGCCGTACGGGATCTTGTGGCGCTCGCGCTCACGGCCGTGGTCGTCGGTGATCAGCGCTTCGCCCGAACGCGAGATGACGATCAGTTCGCCCTTCGCATTGGTGACGTAACGCATGGTCGCCGTAAAACGCACGGTACCGGTTGCCTTGGCTTCCACGCTCGATGCCACTGCCGCACGCGATGCCGCACCACCGATGTGGAACGTACGCATGGTCAGCTGCGTGCCCGGCTCACCGATCGACTGGGCGGCAATCACGCCAACCGCTTCGCCGGAGTTCACCAACACGCCGCGGCCCAGGTCGCGGCCATAGCACTTGCCGCACAGGCCATAGCGCGTGTCGCACGACAGCGGGGTGCGGACCTTGACTTCGTCCACGCCGATGTTGTCGATCAGTTCGACCAGGTCTTCGTCCAGCAGCGTGCCGGTTTCGATCGCGGTTTCCTGGGTTTCAGGGTTCACCACGTCGGCCACGGTCACACGGCCGAGAATACGGTCGCGCAGGGCTTCGATCACTTCACCGCCTTCGACCAGGGCCTTCATGGCCACGCCGTTGGAGGTGCCGCAATCGTCTTCCACCACGACCAGATCCTGCGTCACGTCGACCAGACGACGGGTCAGGTAACCCGAGTTCGCGGTCTTCAGTGCCGTATCGGCCAGGCCCTTACGAGCGCCGTGGGTCGAGATGAAGTACTGCAGAACGTTCAGGCCTTCACGGAAGTTCGCCGTAATCGGCGTTTCAATGATCGAGCCATCCGGCTTGGCCATCAGGCCACGCATACCGGCCAGCTGGCGGATCTGCGCTGCGGAACCCCGTGCGCCCGAGTCGGCCATCATGTAGATGGAGTTGAACGACTCTTGCTTCACGGTCTTGCCTTCGCGGTCGACCACGTCTTCGTGCTGGAGCTGCTCCATCATCGCCTTGCCCACCTGGTCGCCGGCGGCGCCCCAGATGTCCACGACGTTGTTGTAGCGTTCCTGGTCGGTCACCAGACCCGACATGTACTGCTTGTCGTATTCCTTCACCTTGGCCGAGGCCTCGGCGATGATCTTCTCCTTGGCGGGCGGCACCAGCATGTCGTCGATGGCGATCGAGATACCGGCGCGGGTTGCCAGGCGGAAGCCCGACTGCAGCAGCTTGTCGGCGAAGATCACGGTCTCGCGCAGGCCGCACTTGCGGAACGCGGTGTTGATCAGGCGCGAGATTTCCTTCTTCTTGAGCGGCTTGTTCAGCACCGAGAACGGCAGGCCCTTCGGCAGGATCTCGGACAGGATCGCGCGGCCGACCGTGGTGGCCTGCAGCGTGACCTTGGGTGCGAAACGGGCGTCGCCTTCGGCGTCCTTGTCGACCAGCTCATACTCGGTGATACGCACGTTCACGCGGGAAGCCAGCTCGACTTCCTTGTTCTCGTAGGCGCGGATCACTTCGCTGATGTCGGCGAAGGTCATGCCCTCGCCGCGGCCGTTGATCTTGTCGCGGGTCGTGTAGTACAGACCCAGCACCACGTCTTGCGACGGGACGATCGACGGGTCGCCGTTGGCCGGGAACAGCACGTTGTTGGAGGCCAGCATCAGGGTGCGGGCTTCCATCTGCGCTTCCAGCGACAGCGGGACGTGGACAGCCATCTGGTCACCGTCGAAGTCGGCGTTGAACGCCGCGCAGACCAGCGGGTGCAGCTGGATGGCCTTGCCTTCGATCAGCACCGGCTCGAACGCCTGGATGCCCAGGCGGTGCAGCGTCGGCGCACGGTTCAGCATCACCGGGTGCTCGCGGATCACCTCTTCGAGGATGTCCCACACCACCGGGGTCTGGCTTTCGACTTCCTTCTTCGCCGCCTTGATGGTGGTGGCGATGCCCATCGTTTCCAGCTTGTGGAAGATGAAAGGCTTGAACAGCTCGAGCGCCATCAGCTTGGGCAGGCCGCACTGGTGCAGCTTGAGCGTCGGGCCCACCACGATGACCGAACGGCCCGAGTAGTCGACGCGCTTGCCCAGCAGGTTCTGACGGAAACGACCGCCCTTGCCCTTGATCATTTCGGCCAGGGACTTCAGCGGGCGCTTGTTGGCGCCGGTCATCGCCTTGCCGCGGCGGCCGTTGTCCAGCAGCGAGTCAACCGCTTCCTGCAGCATGCGCTTTTCGTTGCGCACGATGATCTCAGGCGCCTTCAGCTCCAGCAGGCGCTTCAGGCGGTTGTTACGGTTGATGACGCGGCGATACAGGTCGTTCAGGTCCGAGGTCGCGAAGCGGCCGCCGTCCAGCGGCACCAGCGGACGCAGCTCGGGCGGCAGCACCGGCAGCACTTCGAGGATCATCCACTCGGGCTTGATGCCCGAACGCTGGAAGGCCTCGAGCACCTTCAGGCGCTTGGCGAACTTCTTGATCTTGGCTTCGGAGCCGGTGGCCTGCAGCTCGGCGCGGATCTGTTCGATCTGCTTCTCTATGTCGATGCCGCGCAGCAGTTCACGGATGCCCTCTGCACCCATCATGGCGACGAACTCGCCCTCGCCGTACTCGTCGCACTTCGCCAGGTAGTCGTCTTCCGACATGATCTGGCTCTTCTTGAGCGGGGTCATGCCAGGCTCGAGCACCACGAATGCCTCGAAGTACAGCACGCGCTCGATGTCGCGCAGCGTCATGTCCAGGACCATGCCCAGACGCGACGGCAGCGACTTCAGGAACCAGATGTGCGCGGTCGGCGCGGCCAGTTCGATGTGGCCCATGCGCTCGCGGCGCACCTTGGCCAGCGTCACTTCAACGCCGCACTTCTCGCAGATCACGCCGCGGTGCTTCAGGCGCTTGTACTTGCCGCACAGGCACTCGTAGTCCTTGATCGGGCCAAAGATCTTGGCACAGAACAGGCCGTCGCGTTCCGGCTTGAACGTACGGTAGTTGATCGTTTCCGGCTTCTTGACTTCGCCGTACGACCACGAACGGATCTTCTCGGGCGAGGCCAGGCCGATCTTGATCGCGTCGAACTGCTCTTCCTGCTGTACCTGCTTAAAGAGATCGAGCAATGCTTTCATTGCAACTCCTTGTTTCGCCATCGGCCCGGAGTCTGTCCGGGTCGATGGCATTCATCCTGTGGGAAATCCTTCGCTGCTTTGTGTCGACAGGGAACCGGCCGCAACCGGCTCCCTTCATCTGCCCGATCAGTAGCGATCGAGGTCGATGTCGATACCCAGCGAGCGGATTTCCTTCACCAGCACGTTGAACGATTCCGGCATGCCGGCGTCGATCGAGTGCTCGCCCTTGACGATGTTCTCGTACACCTTGGTACGGCCGTTCACGTCATCGGACTTGACCGTCAGCATTTCCTGCAGCACGTACGACGCGCCGTAGGCTTCCAGTGCCCACACTTCCATCTCACCGAAACGCTGGCCACCGAACTGGGCCTTACCGCCCAGCGGCTGCTGCGTCACCAGCGAGTACGGGCCGGTGGAACGGGCGTGCATCTTGTCATCCACCAGGTGGTGCAGCTTCAGCATGTGCATCACACCCAGCGTGACCGGACGCTCGAACGCTTCGCCGGTGCGGCCGTCGAACAGCGTGACCTGTTGCTTGGACGCGGTCAGGCCCTTCTCCTTCGCGATCCCTTCCGGATAGGCGAGGTCCAGCATGCGGCGGATTTCGTCCTCATGCGCACCATCGAACACCGGCGTCGCGAACGGCACGCCCTTCTTCAGGTTGTCGGCCAGTTCCAGGACTTCCGAATCCGACAGGCTGTCCAGGTCTTCGACCTTGCCGCTCTCGTTGTAGATCTGCGTGAGCAGGTTGCGCACTTCGGCTGCCTTGGCTTGCGCCTTCAGCATGTTGCCGATGCGCTCGCCCAGACCGCGCGCGGCCCAGCCCAGGTGCGTCTCGAGAATCTGACCCACGTTCATCCGCGAAGGCACGCCCAGCGGATTCAGCACGATGTCAGCCGGCGTACCGTCGGCCATGTAGGGCATGTCTTCGATCGGGGTGATCTTCGACACCACACCCTTGTTACCGTGACGGCCTGCCATCTTGTCGCCAGGCTGCAGGCGGCGCTTCACGGCCAGGTACACCTTGACCATCTTGATCACGCCCGGCGGCAGTTCGTCGCCCTGCGTGAGCTTCTTGCGCTTCTCTTCGAAGGCCAGGTCGAACTCGTGGCGCTTCTGCTCGATGGCTTCCTTGACGGCTTCCAGCTGGGCAGCCAGTTCCTCGTCGGCCGGGCGGATGTCGAACCAGTGGTACTTGTCGACGTCGGCCAGGTATTCCTTGGTGATCTTGGCACCCTTGGCCAGCTTCTTCGGACCGCCGTTGACGGTCTTGTCGATCAGCAGGCGCTCCAGACGCTGGAAGGCATCGCCTTCCACGATACGCAGCTGGTCGTTCAGGTCCAGGCGGTAGCGCTTCAGTTCGTCGTCAATGATCGACTGGGCACGCTTGTCGCGGGTCACGCCTTCGCGGGTGAAGACCTGGACGTCGATCACGATGCCGCTCATGCCCGAGGGCACGCGCAGCGAGGTGTCCTTCACGTCCGAAGCCTTCTCGCCGAAGATCGCGCGCAGCAGCTTCTCTTCCGGGGTCAGCTGGGTCTCGCCCTTCGGCGTGACCTTGCCCACCAGCACGTCGCCAGCTTCCACTTCAGCGCCGATGTAGGTGATGCCCGACTCGTCCAGGCGAGCCAGCTGAGCCTCGGCCAGGTTCGAGATATCGCGCGTGATTTCCTCAGGTCCCAGCTTGGTGTCGCGGGCAACGACCGACAGTTCCTCGATGTGGATCGAGGTATAGCGGTCTTCGGCCACCACACGCTCCGAGATCAGGATCGAATCCTCGAAGTTGTAGCCGTTCCACGGCATGAACGCCACCAGCATGTTCTGGCCCAATGCCAGTTCACCCAGGTCGGTCGAGGCGCCGTCGGCGATCACATCGTTGCGGGCAACGATATCGCCAACCTTGACCATCGGACGCTGGTTGATGTTGGTGTTCTGGTTCGAACGCGTGTACTTGATCAGGTTGTAGATGTCCACGCCGACTTCACCGGCCACGGCTTCGTCGTCGTTCACACGGATCACGATACGCATTGCATCGACGTAGTCGACCACGCCGCCACGCATCGCCTGCACGGCGGTACCCGAGTCGACCGCAACGGTGCGCTCGATGCCGGTACCGACCAGCGGCTTGTCCGGACGCAGGCAAGGCACGGCCTGACGCTGCATGTTCGCGCCCATCAGTGCACGGTTCGCGTCATCGTGTTCCAGGAACGGCACCAGCGAGGCAGCGGCCGACACGATCTGCGACGGCGCCACGTCGATGTACTGCACGCGGTCCGGCGTCACCATACGGGTTTCACGCTCGGAGCCTTCACGCGCCGACACCAGTTCGTCGGTCAGGTTGCCGCCAGCGTCGACGGTCGCGTTGGCCTGCGCCACCACGTACTTGCCTTCCTCGATCGCGGACAGGTAGTCGACCTGGTCGGTCAGCTTGCTGTTCTCGACCTTGCGGTACGGGGTTTCCAGGAAGCCGTACTCGTTCAGGCGTGCATACAGTGCCAGCGAGTTGATCAGACCAATGTTCGGACCTTCCGGCGTTTCGATCGGGCACACGCGGCCGTAGTGGGTCGGGTGCACGTCGCGGACTTCAAAGCCGGCGCGCTCGCGGGTCAGACCGCCCGGGCCCAGTGCGGAGACACGGCGCTTGTGCGTGATCTCGGACAGCGGGTTGGTCTGGTCCATGAACTGCGACAGCTGCGACGAACCGAAAAACTCGCGGATCGCCGACGAGATCGGCTTCGAGTTGATCAGGTCGTGCGGCATCAGGTTCTCGGTCTCGGCCTGGCCCAGACGTTCCTTGACGGCACGCTCCACGCGCGACAGGCCGGCGCGGAACTGGTTTTCGGCCAGTTCGCCGACGCAACGCACGCGACGGTTGCCCAGGTGATCGATGTCATCGACCTCGCCCTTGCCGTTGCGCAGGTTGACCAGGATCTTGATGGTCTCGAGGATGTCCTCGTCCTGCAGCACCATGGCGCCTTCACCGCTGGGGCGGCCCAGGCGGCTGTTGACCTTCATGCGGCCAACGCGCGACAGGTCGTACGACTCTTCGCTGTAGAACAGGCGCTGGAACAGCGCTTCCACGGCTTCTTCGGTCGGCGGCTCGCCCGGGCGCATCATGCGGTAGATCGCGATACGCGCAGCGGTCTGGTCGGCGGTCTCGTCCACGCGCAGGGTCTGCGACATGTACGGGCCCTGGTCCAGGTCGTTGGTGTACAGGGTCTGGATCTGCTTGACGCCGGCTTCGCGCAGGTTTTCCAGCAGCGTTTCGGTCAGTTCGTCGTTGGCGTTGGCAATCACCTCGCCGGTATCCGGGTCGATGATGTTCTTGGCCAGCACGCGGCCCAGCAGGTAGTCTTCCGGCACGCTGATCAGCTTGGTGCCGGCCGAGTCCAGGTCGCGGATGTGCTTGGCGTTGATCCGCTTGTCCTTCTCGACCACCACGCGGCCGTTCTTGTCGGCGATGTCGAAGCGCGCGACTTCACCGCGCAGGCGCTCGGGCACGAACTCCAGCTGCGCGCCTTCCGACTGCAGCGTGAAGTTGTCGAACACGAAGAAGTGCGCGAGGATCTGTTCCGGGGTCAGGCCGATCGACTTCAGCAGGATCGTCACCGGCATCTTGCGGCGGCGGTCGACGCGGAAGTACAGGATGTCCTTCGGGTCGAATTCGAAGTCCAGCCACGAACCGCGGTAGGGGATGATACGAGCCGAGAACAGCAGCTTGCCCGAGCTGTGGGTCTTGCCCTTGTCGTGCTCGAAGAACACGCCCGGCGAGCGGTGCAGCTGCGAGACGATGACACGCTCGGTGCCGTTGATCACGAACGAACCGGTGGAAGTCATCAGCGGGATTTCGCCCATGTAGACTTCCTGCTCCTTCACTTCCTTGACCTTGCCCGGGTTCTCGCGATCGTTGATGATCAGGCGAACCTTGGCGCGCAGGGCCGAGTGGAAGGTCAGGCCACGCTGTTGACATTCCTTGACGTCGAACGGCGGGTTGGACAGGTGATACGAGACGAACTCCATACGGGCAAGCCCGTTATGCGAGGAGATCGGGAAGATTGCGTTGAAAGCGGCCTGGAGGCCTTCGGTCTTGCGACGCGCGGTCGGCGTTTCCGCTTGCAAGAACTGGGTGTAGGATTCAATCTGAGTGGCAAGCAGGAATGGAACCTGATGTACCGTAGCGCGCTTCGCAAAGCTTTTGCGAATGCGCTTCTTTTCGGTGAAGCTGTACGCCATGGGATCTCCGAATCATCGCAGGACGGCTGGACCTGGCCGCGCCTGAGGTGTTCAGCGACTGGGAGGGGATTTGGCGGTTGGCCGCTACCAACCTCTGGCTGACGGTGTCCGCACGCTGCGGGCGGTGTGGTCGTCGCATCAGCGCAACGCCTGCACTCGCCCGGGGGACACCCGACCAAACTTGTCTTCTGCAGTCGGTTCAGAAGACAAACATCAGCAGCAACTAGTTAGTGTGCCACTGATGTTTGGCCTCTGCTGAGATGCCGGCAAATCAAGTGCCGCCGGGACTCGCAAAGATCACTTCTTGCAGCTTTGCCGCTGTGCGGAGTGGTGACTAAAACACAATCGCACAAGCGCAAAAAGGCTGGCGCCGGGAATTTCCCTTTGCCAGCCCCATTCGCGTGCCACGAGGGCACGCGAGCACAGCCTTACTTGACGTCGACCTTTGCGCCAGCGTCTTCCAGCTTCTTCTTGGCTTCGGCAGCAGCGGCCTTGTCCACGCCTTCCTTGACGGGCTTCGGTGCGCCATCGACCAGGTCCTTGGCTTCCTTCAGGCCCAGACCGGTGATTTCGCGAACAGCCTTAATCACGCCGACCTTGTTGGCGCCGACTTCGGCCAGGATCACGTTGAATTCGGTCTGCTCTTCGGCAGCAGCAGCGCCGCCAGCGCCCGGAGCGGCAGCCACGGCCATGGCAGCGGCCGACACGCCAAACTTCTCTTCGAACGCCTTAACCAGGTCGTTCAGTTCCATCACGGACATCGCGCCAACGGCTTCCAGGATGTCGTCTTTGGTGATTGCCATTTGAAATACTCCTACTAGATTTGATTCGGTATCGGTAATGCGATCTTTCGATGCGCGGCCTGGATTGCCTTAGGCGCCGGCGGCTTCCGCTTCCGCGGGAGCACCTTCTGCGTTCTTGGCAGCCAGTGCAGCCAGCAGACGGGCGAAGCCCGACACCGGTGCCTGCATCACGCCCAGCAGCTGAGCAATCAGTTCGTCGCGGCTCGGGATCGAGGCCAGCGCCTTCACGGCGGCAGCGTCGAGAACCTTGCCGTCATACGACCCGGCGCGCAGGACCAGCTTGTCGTTGGTCTTGGCGAAGTCGTTCAGAACCTTGGCCGACGACACTGCATCTTCGGAAATACCGTAGATCAGCGGACCGGTCATCTGCTCTGCGAGGCCTGCAAACGGCGTACCTTCGACGGCACGGCGAGCCAGCGTGTTCTTCAGAACACGCAGGTACACGCCTTGCTGGCGAGCGGCAGCACGCAGCTTGGTCAGATCGCCAACCGCAATGCCGCGATATTCGGCCACGACGATGGTCTGGGCCTTGGCGACTTGCGCCGAGACCTCAGCAACGACGGCCTTCTTATCTTCAATATTGAGTGGCACGGTTAAGCTCCAAAATGACGCTGTTTCTCCGGCAATACCGGAGCCTTCACGTCAGCACAAACGAACGGCGTCCGATTGGCCCGAATCGACCGGGGCAGTGCCCGGCTTCTTCAATCCCTTCGGGTGCGCCATCTGCGCTGGCTGGCCGGAACACGTCGCTCAGGCTGGGAAGCCTTCCCGCACGTTCCGACCGATTAAGCCCTTTCCGCATCACTGCCGCGGACAAGGACACCAGCGGTCTTTGATAACCAGCAGTGCCCGCCGATGCTTTCGCACCCGGCCGGACACCACTGCCCAAAGCCTTGCTCCATCCCTTGCGGTCCGGAGACGACCCCCGCCATTGGCCAGGGCCTTCAATTCTTCTTGCCAACCGGAGTTATCGGGTTCCGGTCAGCAATTTGCCGTCAGCTCAGGCAGCCAGCGTAGCCTGGTCGACACGCACGCCAACACCCATGGTCGACGAGACAGCCACCTTGCGCAGGTACACGCCCTTGCTGGTAGCCGGCTTGGCCTTGACCAGCGCGTCCAGCAGCGCGGCGAGGTTGCTCTTCAGCGCGGTGTCTTCGAACGAACGACGGCCGATGGTGGCGTGGATGATACCGGCCTTGTCGACACGGAACTGGACCTGACCGGCCTTGGCGTTCTTCACGGCCTGGGCCACGTCGGGGGTCACGGTGCCAACCTTCGGGTTCGGCATCAGGCCACGCGGGCCCAGGATCTGGCCCAGCGTACCGACGATACGCATAGTGTCCGGCGAAGCGATCACGACGTCGAAGTTCAGGTTGCCGGCCTTGACTTGCTCAGCCAGGTCTTCCATGCCGACGATGTCAGCACCGGCGGCCTTGGCGGCTTCGGCCTTCTCGCCCTGGGCGAACACAGCCACGCGCACCGACTTGCCGGTACCGGCGGGCAGCACCACGGAACCACGAACCACCTGATCCGACTTCTTGGCGTCGATGCCCAGTTGCACGGCCACGTCGATCGATTCGTCGAACTTCGCCGAGGCGCAGCCCTTCACCAGGCCCAGGGCCTCGTCGATCGGGTAGAACTTGGTACGCTCGATCTTCGCCTTGTTGGCGGCGACGCGCTTGGAAACCTTAGCCATTTACAGACCCTCCACGGTGATGCCCATCGAACGAGCCGAGCCGGCGATGGTACGCACGGCGGCGTCCAGGTCGGCGGCGGTCAGGTCAGCGTTCTTGGCCTTGGCGATTTCTTCAGCTTGCGCGCGGGTGATCTTGCCAACCTTGTCGGTGTGGGGCTTCGGCGAACCCTTGGTGATGCCGGCTGCCTTCTTGATCAGCACGGTCGCCGGCGGCGACTTCATCACGAAGGTGAAGCTCTTGTCGGCGAAGGCGGTAATCACCACCGGCACCGGCAGACCAGGCTCCATGCCTTGGGTCTGGGCGTTGAACGCCTTGCAGAACTCCATGATGTTCAGACCACGCTGGCCCAGTGCGGGACCAACGGGCGGGGAGGGATTTGCCTTACCAGCCGGAATCTGCAGCTTGATAAAGCCAATGATCTTCTTGGCCATTTCTACTCCAATCCGGATCGCCCCACAGAGGGGTTGCGATCCTGTTGAGTCGTAACGCGCTGTCGCCGCACCGATGGCACGGCCTCACGCTCCTCTTTGGCTACGCCGTGAGGCGCTGCCCTTGCCAGTTGCCGCCCTTTCGGCCGCCAACCGGCAAATTCCTTAAACCTTCTCGACCTGGCCGAACTCGAGTTCGACCGGCGTAGCGCGCCCGAAGATCGTGACCGAGACGCGCAGGCGCGATTTCTCGTAGTTCACTTCTTCCACGTTGCCGTTGAAGTCGGTGAACGGGCCGTCCTTGACGCGCACCATTTCGCCTACTTCGAACAGCGTCTTGGGACGCGGCTTCTCGACCCCTTCCTGCATCTGGGTCATGATCTTGTCGACTTCGCGCTGCGAAATCGGGCTCGGGCGATTGCGGGCGCCGCCCACAAAACCGGTGACCTTGCTGGTGTTCTTCACCAGATGCCAGGTCTCGTCGGTCATTTCCATTTCCACCAGCACATAACCGGGGAAGAAACGGCGTTCGGTCACCGACTTGTGGCCACCCTTGATTTCCACGACTTCTTCGGAGGGCACCAGGATGCGGCCAAACTTGTCCTGCATCTCGGCGCGCTCGATGCGCTCCTGCAGCGCGCGCTGCACGCTCTTCTCCATGCCGGAGTAGGCATGCACGACATACCAGCGCTTCTTCGATGAAGGCGATTCCGGCGCGGTGGTTTCCTGCTGGGCGTTATCCGTCATGTGCTACCTCTTATTTCCAGCCCAGTACGAGCGAAAACACGATCCACTCGATGAGCTTGTCCGCCGACCACAGGAACAGTGCCATGATGACGACAAAGACGAAGACCAGCCCCGTCATCTGCCCGGATTCCTTGCGCGTCGGCCAGACGACCTTGCGAACTTCTCGATACGATTCTTTGGCGAACCCAATGAAGTCCTTGCCTGGTGCCGACACCAGTGCAACGACGACACCCAGTGCAATACCGCCGAACAGCGCAGCGCCACGTACATAAGACGGTTGCTGTGCAAGTGCATAGAAACCGATGACGCCGGCAACCACCAGCAGCACCGCGACGCCGAGCATCCACTTGCCGCTGTTGGCGTTCACGGTTTCAACATTGGGATTGGCCATGTTTCGCAAACGAGACTAAGCCGCGTCACGATTGTTCTTCGCGACGCGGCTGATTGATTTGGCAGGGGCAGAGGGAATCGAACCCCCAACCTTCGGTTTTGGAGACCGACGCTCTGCCAGTTGAGCTATACCCCTAGAACTACTGAGGGCTGACGCTTGCGCCACCCCTTTTCTGGCAACGAACGCGGCCGGTTGTTGCCGCGTTCGCAATCGAACAGCTTAGTCGAGGATCTTTGCCACGACGCCGGCGCCGACGGTACGGCCGCCTTCACGGATAGCGAAGCGCAGGCCTTCTTCCATGGCGATCGGGGCGATCAGCTTGACGGTGATCGACACGTTGTCACCCGGCATCACCATTTCCTTGTCCGCCGGCAGCTCGATCGAGCCGGTCACGTCGGTGGTACGGAAGTAGAACTGCGGGCGGTAGTTGTTGAAGAACGGGGTGTGACGGCCGCCTTCGTCCTTCGACAGGATGTACACCTCGCCGGTGAAGTGGGTGTGCGGCTTGATCGAACCCGGCTTGCACAGCACCTGGCCGCGCTCGACGTCTTCACGCTTGGTGCCGCGCAGCAGCAGACCGACGTTGTCGCCAGCCTGGCCCTGGTCCAGCAGCTTGCGGAACATTTCCACGCCGGTGCAGGTGGTCTTCACGGTCGGGCGAATACCGACGATTTCGATTTCTTCGCCAACCTTCACCACGCCGCGCTCGATACGGCCGGTCACCACGGTGCCGCGACCCGAGATCGAGAACACGTCTTCCACCGGCATCAGGAAGGTACCGTCAACGGCACGCTCCGGCGTCGGGATGTAGCTGTCCAGCGCTTCGGCCAGGTTCATGATGGCCACTTCGCCCAGCTCGCCCTTGTCGCCTTCCAGCGCCAGCTTGGCCGAACCCTTGATGATCGGGGTGTCGTCGCCGGGGAATTCGTACTTCGACAGCAGCTCGCGAACTTCCATCTCGACCAGCTCGAGCAGTTCAGCGTCGTCCACCATGTCGCACTTGTTCAGGAACACGATGATGTACGGCACGCCAACCTGACGGGCCAGCAGGATGTGCTCG comes from the Cupriavidus sp. P-10 genome and includes:
- the tuf gene encoding elongation factor Tu, giving the protein MAKEKFERTKPHVNVGTIGHVDHGKTTLTAAIATVLAAKFGGAAKKYDEIDAAPEEKARGITINTAHVEYETANRHYAHVDCPGHADYVKNMITGAAQMDGAILVCSAADGPMPQTREHILLARQVGVPYIIVFLNKCDMVDDAELLELVEMEVRELLSKYEFPGDDTPIIKGSAKLALEGDKGELGEVAIMNLAEALDSYIPTPERAVDGTFLMPVEDVFSISGRGTVVTGRIERGVVKVGEEIEIVGIRPTVKTTCTGVEMFRKLLDQGQAGDNVGLLLRGTKREDVERGQVLCKPGSIKPHTHFTGEVYILSKDEGGRHTPFFNNYRPQFYFRTTDVTGSIELPADKEMVMPGDNVSITVKLIAPIAMEEGLRFAIREGGRTVGAGVVAKILD